The Borrelia sp. RT5S genome contains the following window.
CCGCCAACGCAACAACGGGGGTGCTGCGGGCGACGCAGCTAAGGCAGTAGCGATAGTCGGATCAGTAACAGGAGAAGAAATACTTGCTGCTATTCTTAAGAGCCAAGCAGGTGACGCTGAAGTAGCAGCTGGCAACAACGCTAACGATGGCTCCAAGGTTCTAGCTAAAGGAGAAGCCCACGGCTGATGTGGCTTCCTTAGCAGGTGCTGTATCAGGGGGCATAGCTTTAAGATCACTTCTTAAGGGTGGTCAGCTGAAGCTACGAGCAGCACAAGCACGAGCAGATGATGCGCCAATAGCTAAGCAAGCAAGTGACCCAGAAGGACCAAACGGTGGCGCCGCTGACGCAGCAACAACAGCCGTTTCCTTTGCCAAGGGGATAAGCGATAACAACGCAGCTGCTATTTCCGACGGGCAGGACATAGGCGACACTAAGGCCGCCGACGACGCAGGCGCTGCTGGAATTCCAGCAGCGGCAGAGATTGGCAAGTTCCTATCGGCCTTAAAGGGGATAAGCGATAACGACGCAGCAGCTGCGGCTTCCTTAGCAGGTGCTGCATCAGGAGGCATAGCTTTAAGATCACTTCTTAAGGGTGGTCAGCTGAAGCTACGAGTAGCACAAGCAGGTGAGGCGCCAATAGCTAAGCAAGCAGGTCTAGCGGCTGTTACACCCAGCCGCCAACAGAGAAGGCTCCCAAGGTCCTATTACCCACCCGACTCGGGGAAGATAAGAAAACTACCTATCAATAAAGCGAATTAATATATCCTGTTGTATTAACTAAACCTAAAGGTTGTTATAAACATTTATCGACTCTGACATTGAACCAAATTCAACAAAAAATGGCACTCATCTAATGCAAAGGGCTAAACAATTTACTTACCCACCCGACTCGCAAATTTAAAAAATTCATATTCTCATTTATTTCACAAAACAAAGTGTTTATTTTTGATCTCATAAGTACCCCTGATAAGCGCTTCCTGTGGGTTTCTGAAAGCACAAAATCCTTAAAAGGTAATATTGTACGAAATACGAAAATCATTTACGCTTACACAAAGAATGTCGGGCGTTGTTTTATAAAAAACATAATGTTAAGTACTGATAATTTTTAAGATACCCAACTCATAATTGCCTTCTCTTACCATTGTTTTTCTTTTTCCACCTTTTCTTCTCATACCCTAGACTAACCCCCTACGGCCTCTTCTAGTTGTCCTTATAGTGGCATATCATCAGCCCCCAACAATATCTAAAGCAATAACAAGGCAAATATGAAGACATAGAAAGATAGTCGGATCAGTAACAGGAGAAGAAATACTTGCTGCTATTCTTAAAAAGACTAAATTTGCATTATCAGGAACCCAAACAGATAAGATTCATTCAAATTATTTAAACAGATCTAGCAGAACGGACTAGTCCCGCAAACAACCCAACCTGCACTTTCGGTGAAAAGCATAACGCACTTTTAGACATAATTAATTCCATGAAGAGATTACAACCTGATTTTGCATTAATGAATTCTGCACTGATTTTATTAGACGCCCAAAACGATTTTCTAGAGTCGGATACTCTTACCATACTACCATCAAAGATTGGCATTTTGAAAACTATACAAGCTTCCTAATAAACAATAACGACAAAGGCTGGCTTTCGCACTGCGCCCATAACTCATGGAGATTAAATTTTCCAAGCACTTTAATGCTGAAAATAAAAGCGGTTTCCCAGAAAGGATAGGACAAAAACTACCAGAGCTATAGCGGATTCTACACTGCCCATGACAAGAAAAAACAAACAGGCCTCTTCTCGGTCACTTTAAATCTAATTCGAATTGTCACTGGACTTCTGCGTCAAAGCAACAGCCATCAACGCCCCACAACCTGGGAGATTTCGATCACATCTAGTAACCGATGCCGTGAAGAGCTTCTCACCCTTCCTAGAAGTAACGATCCAAGAACTCAGAAACTTGGTAGCCTGACCTGCACTCCTCCCATGGACATCTTTGATTCTACTTGAGGCGATACTAATGGCGCAAACCCAACACTTAGAACACGATGACAACCCTGGGTAAACAGCGCAACCAACCCCTACTACCAACATCCCGCATCACATCCCCTAGCTCTGCGCTAAGCTTCCGCATGACTGTCCTTTTACTAAAACAAGATAATCACACAGAGGCTAACAATCACGCCAACTGAGATGTTCACTTTAATCTTGTATTTACTAATAAATACAAGATTAAAGTGAACATCTCAGTTGGCAAATATAAGGACTGAAAAAATTCCTCCATAGATGTGTGCAACTTAAAACAAGTCTCTTCACTCCATTAAAAGCACGCTACAAACACAGTGAAGCGAATATACAATTATTAACGTCATAAAAACCTACGGCGTTCACTGATCCAGCTCTAGCTCAGATTTTTTAAAGATCTAACTCAATTTTACTTGCAATGAATCTCATTCCTCATGAACACATTACATTTGGTATATTTAATGACCGAAACCAATCAATAAGGTCTTCAAAAAAAGAAATACCCTCATTATTTGCAAATCCGTATTTCGATACAAATCTTCAAACCTACATAAATTCATCTATCATTAAAGCCAAGTTTTCTTTGAAAAGGGAATTCCAGCAGCAGGAACAACAAAACAAAAATCAAGAATTTAAATGTAAAACATAAAATTTAATCACACTTTGTACTCTTTTTAATAATTAAATCCCCTATTCAGCATACTTTACTCGTAAAATTCTATTTGATTTAAAAGACTCAAAATTTTATAGATCACTCGATCAATATATTAATTATTGTTAGACTAAATATCTTCCCTTTTTGCACTTAAGTACATAAGACCTAAAAAATTTTCTTCCTGTAGTCAACTAATTAATGAGATATACTTGTCTATATAAAACGGAGATAAGGAGACAACATATGTCAAATGTGTTAAAGATAGTGATTCTTGTTTTACTGACCTCTTGTAGCATGCTTCCTAGTCACTTAAAAACAAAAGTGGACAATTCGTCTAGTGCTGCTAAGAATCAAATCGACGATATCGTAAAAAACTCTGGTTTTACTTTTGACAATCTACAAAAGGCAACGGGCACTAAGGGAGCCGGAGATGATAGGATACGAGAGGTAAAGCTGAGAGTTATTGAAGTCGGAGAGGAGTTTTTAGCTTTAATGAAAGACACTATTGAAGAGTTAGGGGAAAAAGGATCCGGGACACAGTTTGCGGAAATATACAGTGTAATCCTAGGAGTAGCGGAGTCTATGGAAAGAATTGGCATACAGAAAGCAGCTGACACAGTTAGAAAGGCTGTTGATGGAGGTGGGCCCGCTGATTCGTACGAGAAGATCGTGAGTGTTCACAGCGCATTTCTTGCCAAGCTGAATTCTGTTAAAGAGAAACAAAGACGTGCTGAGACCAAAAACTCCTCTGAATAAAATTTAATCCGTCGATAATAAATAAGCAGTACAGCAGTTGCTTGCTCTTAATCAAGAGCAAGCAACTGCTGTACTGCTTATTAGGTCCAACAGTGGATGAGCTTTTGCTAGTGGGGCTTACTTCATGCCATAGCAGCACATTGATTCACTTGCGATAGCTGACGCCTTTTGGCAACGATACGCTAAAGGTGAGGAAATTGAAACTCCCAGCCGGAATAGCTTTGAAATAGTTACCCTGGGCATTTAAACTTGGATATGCCTGGTGAAATGGGAAGAAATTTTTTTGTTAAGAGGAATTTAACATTACTCAAAGCTTTAAATCCAGGCATCTTAAACAATAAAAGTAAAATCTCAAGTGATTTTATTGTTCTGAAGCAGAATATCTTCCCTATCTGGTAACTCAGAAAACACAATAGTTTTAATGATGATTCCAGAGCTGTTTATGATAACAAATTTCCCAGCCTTAACGCACTCTAAATACGTCTTTAAAGAAATATTTCTGCCAACACTAAAGAAAGCCTGAATATATTTATCATCAATTCTCTTGTAACGTTCAAGCAAAAATGAAGCTACTATCTCTTCTCCAACTTTTAAGTACAAAGGCTCTTTATACCTCAAATTTAACTTACCAGAGATAGTAAAATAATGTCTTAAAGACACTTTGTTTTTGTCAAAAATAAATCTAATATACTTAGAGTCCTTACTTATTCCCTCAATATTGCCTAAATAAAGAGTCGAACAGGAAAACATAAAACTCACAAAAATATACCAACCACCAAATTTTCCCATCAACCAAACGAATAAACATAACACTACCCGACTCATTGAGCTAATTAGACATTCCAACATAGTAAAATTACCAACTACTTTTAAGATGCTACAATGGAAAAACACGAACCTTAAAATAAACATAACCTCTTATAAAAGACCACTCTTA
Protein-coding sequences here:
- a CDS encoding variable large family protein, giving the protein MVGSVTGEEILAAILKSQAGDAEVAAGNNANDGSKVLAKGEAHG
- a CDS encoding DbpA/DbpB family decorin-binding adhesin, which codes for MSNVLKIVILVLLTSCSMLPSHLKTKVDNSSSAAKNQIDDIVKNSGFTFDNLQKATGTKGAGDDRIREVKLRVIEVGEEFLALMKDTIEELGEKGSGTQFAEIYSVILGVAESMERIGIQKAADTVRKAVDGGGPADSYEKIVSVHSAFLAKLNSVKEKQRRAETKNSSE